Proteins encoded by one window of Salarias fasciatus chromosome 1, fSalaFa1.1, whole genome shotgun sequence:
- the LOC115394370 gene encoding regulator of G-protein signaling 9-binding protein, with product MGKEECKTMLDALNKVTACYRHLVIALGSTSDSQNLREELKKTRKKAQELAVANRTKLTSLLKDKTISKEDRAEYERLWVLFSSSMDLLEVDMKRSLEIGQDFPLKVPTRHLIQTGMTGSTTTVAARAMSVQNMKYEADSNIDTADLRDLQSEITQVSQMMEEMEMKVQVAPWAVEAKQEAGAELKSNMSVGNSSVGVISICEEEPKEEEGGGGRDAGFASICAVVGFFVIITVAVVLGYLVVNMS from the coding sequence ATGGGGAAGGAAGAGTGCAAGACAATGCTGGACGCTTTGAATAAAGTGACCGCCTGCTACAGGCACCTGGTCATCGCCCTCGGGAGCACCTCGGACTCGCAGAACCTgcgagaggagctgaagaagaccCGCAAAAAGGCCCAGGAGTTGGCCGTGGCCAACAGGACTAAACTGACCTCTCTGCTCAAAGACAAGACCATCAGCAAAGAGGACCGGGCCGAGTACGAGCGCCTGTGGGTGCTGTTCTCCAGCAGCATGGACCTCCTGGAGGTGGACATGAAGAGGTCCCTGGAGATCGGGCAGGATTTCCCCCTCAAGGTGCCGACCAGGCACCTCATCCAGACGGGGATGACCGGCAGCACCACCACGGTGGCGGCCCGGGCCATGAGCGTGCAGAACATGAAGTACGAGGCGGACAGCAACATCGACACGGCGGACCTCCGGGACCTGCAGTCCGAGATCACCCAGGTGAgccagatgatggaggagatggagatgaAGGTGCAGGTGGCGCCGTGGGCCGTCGAGGCGAAGCAGGAGGCGGGCGCCGAGCTCAAATCCAACATGAGTGTAGGAAATTCCTCCGTGGGAGTCATCTCCATCTGCGAAGAGGAGCccaaagaggaggagggcggaggcgGCAGGGACGCCGGCTTCGCGTCCATCTGCGCCGTGGTTGGATTCTTTGTCATCATCACAGTCGCCGTGGTTCTGGGATATCTGGTCGTCAATATGTCCTGA
- the zdhhc7 gene encoding palmitoyltransferase ZDHHC7 — MQASNHRLRDMEQHHPLLSAGADVETGGLSSGVMVGSPHAGHTASNRTLWFIQDSCGMVCATMTWFLVLYAEFVVNFVMLLPAKSFWYTLLNGATFNSLAVLALASHLRTMLTDPGAVPKGNATKEYMESLQLKPGEVIYKCPKCCSIKPERAHHCSICKRCIRKMDHHCPWVNNCVGEKNQRYFVLFTMYISLISAHALGLSGMHFFTCIKAQWNECSEFSPGVSVLLLIFLCLEAVLFLTFTTVMFGTQIHSICNDETEIERLKNEKPTWERRMRWDGMKSVFGGPPSLLWCNPFTGLRLRRLLLLTHSRRAGSEFSV; from the exons ATGCAGGCTTCAAACCACCGACTACGAGATATGGAGCAGCACCACCCGCTACTGTCGGCAGGCGCCGACGTGGAGACGGGCGGCCTGTCGTCGGGGGTGATGGTCGGAAGTCCCCACGCTGGCCACACGGCGTCGAACCGGACCCTGTGGTTCATTCAGGACAGTTGCGGCATGGTGTGCGCCACCATGacctggttcctggtgttgtaCGCAGAATTCGTGGTGAACTTTGTCATGCTTCTGCCCGCCAAGAGCTTCTGGTACACACTGCTCAATGGAGCCACCTTCAACTCCCTGGCTGTGCTGGCATTGGCGTCGCACCTGCGCACGATGTTGACTGACCCG GGGGCCGTTCCTAAGGGAAATGCAACAAAGGAGTACATGGAGAGCTTGCAGCTGAAGCCTGGGGAGGTCATCTACAAGTGCCCAAAGTGCTGTAGCATCAAACCGGAGAGGGCGCACCACTGCAG TATTTGTAAACGATGCATCCGCAAGATGGATCACCACTGTCCCTGGGTCAATAACTGCGTGGGAGAAAAGAATCAGAGATACTTTGTTCTTTTCACT ATGTATATATCCTTGATTTCTGCTCATGCCCTGGGCCTCAGTGGCATGCACTTCTTCACCTGTATTAAAGCTCAGTGGAACG AGTGCAGTGAGTTCTCCCCGGGGGTTTCCGTACTGCTGTTGATCTTCCTCTGTCTCGAGGCCGTCCTCTTCCTCACTTTCACTACTGTAATGTTTGGCACGCAAATCCACTCCATCTGCAATGACGAGACG GAGATTGAACGTCTTAAAAATGAGAAACCCACATGGGAGCGTCGCATGAGATGGGACGGGATGAAGTCTGTGTTCGGAGGTCCTCCGTCCCTGCTGTGGTGCAACCCATTCACAGGTCTCCGGCTGCGGCGCCTGCTGCTGTTGACCCACAGTCGCCGGGCCGGGTCTGAGTTTTCGGTCTGA